From the Sanguibacter sp. HDW7 genome, the window AGCCTCGGCCAGCGCCAGCGTGTCCACCTCACGCGCGCGCTCGTCGCCGCGCGGCCCGTCGTCGTCCTCGACGAGCCCACCGCGCACCTCGACGCGCTGAGCGAGGAGCAGGTGCTCGCCGCCGTCGAGACGCTGCGCGCGCAGGGCCGGACCGTGCTCGTCGTCGCGCACCGTGCCTCGCTCGTCGCGGCGGCCGACACCGTCGTCGAGGTCGTCGCGCGCGACGACGCCTCGACCGACGACGGTGCATCCCCCGCCGGCGGTTCTGACGGTGCCCACGCCGACGACGCCTCCGTCCGCGCGTCCGGGAGGGCCGACGCATGACCGCACCCCACGTCGCCCCCACGAGCGCAGCGGCTGCCCGCCCGACGACGCGGCACCGCGACCCCCTCCGCCGGGTCCTGCCGCTGCTCGAGGTCTCCCCCGCGCGCGCACTCGCCGCGGTCGGCCTCGGCTCGCTCGCCCTCGGCTCAGCGCTCGCCCTCGCAGCCGTCTCGGCATGGCTCATCGCCCGCGCCTCGCAGATGCCGCCCGTCCTCACGCTCTCCGTCGCGACCGTCGGCGTCCGCACGTTCGGCATCGGGCGCGGCCTCTTCCGCTACCTCGAGCGAATCGCGTCGCACGAGGTCGCCCTGCGCGGCGTCGCCGCGCTGCGCACCAACCTCTACCGCGTCCTCGCGGGCGGCCGCCTCGACGCGGTCGCGGGGCTGCGGCGCGGCGACCTGCTCGCCCGCACGGGCCAGGATGCCGACACGGTCGGGGACGTCGTCGTGCGGGCGCTCGTGCCCGCGGGCGTCGCCGTCGTCCTCTCGTGCGGCGCCGTCGTCACGGTCGGGGTGTTCCTGCCGTCGGCCGCGCTCGTGCTCGCGCTGTGCCTGCTCGTCGCGGGTGTCGTGAGCCCGTGGCTCACGGCGCGCGCGACCCGTGCGTCCGAGATCGCGACCGTCGACGCGCGTGCGCGCGTCACCGACGCGTCGCTCACGCTGCTCGAGGACTCGGCATTCCTGCGGGTCTCAGGGGCCCTGCCCGCCGAGCGTGCGCGCCTGCGCACGGCCGACGCCGAGATGTCCGCGGCCCGCGACCGCACCGCGGCACCGCTCGCGGTCGCCGCGGCGATCGCCGACGTCGCCGTCGGTGTCGCACTGCTGGGGGCGCTCGTCCTCGGCATCCCGGCGGTCGGCGCGGGCACGCTCGCACCCGTCGAGCTCGCGGTCGTCGCGCTCGTGCCGCTCGCGGCGTTCGAGGCGACGTCGCTCCTGCCCGCCGCCGCCGTCCAGCTCCACCGCTCGCGCGCGGCCGCCGCCCGCATCGCGGCGGTGCTCGACGCGAGCGACCCCGACGGCTCCGTGACGGCGCGCGTGCTCGCGACGCCCGCCACGGCCGACGCACCTGCGGTGCCCGGCTCGCCGACGACCGAGCCGCGCGACGACGCCGACGTCACCGCGTCCGGAACCACCGCGCCCGACGCCCCCACGAGCACGACAGCCGTGCCCGCCGGCCCGCGCCTGGCCGCGTCGGCCGCCTCGTGCGCGTGGCCCGGCCGATCCCCCGTCGTCGAGGGGCTCGACCTCGAGGTCGCCCCTGGCCGCGTCGTCGCTCTCGTCGGGCCGAGCGGCGTCGGCAAGACCACCGCGCTCCTCACGCTCGGCGGGCTCCTCGAGCCGGCCGCCGGAACCGTCGAGAGTCCTGTCGGCGCGAGCATCGTGACGACCGAGGACGCGCACGTCTTCGCGACGAGCGTCCTCGAGAACCTTCGCGTCGCCCGCGGCACGGTCTCCGAGGACGAGGCGACCGCTACGCTCGGCATGCTCGGCCTCGGCCCGTGGCTCGGGGCCCTGCCCGACGGGCTCGGCACCCTCCTCGGCCCGGGCGGCGCAACCGTCTCGGGCGGCGAGCGCCGACGCCTGCTCCTTGCCCGTGCCGTCCTCGCCGACGCGCCGCTGCTCCTCGTCGACGAGCCCGCCGAGCACGTCGAGCCGACCGCGGCGGACGAGCTCGTCACCGACGTCCTGCCGCGCCTCGCCGCCGCGGGTCGCGGCGTCGTCGTCGCCACCCACCGGCTCACGCCGCTCGAGGCGGTCGACGAGGTCGTCGTCCTCGCGCTCCCGGACCCGGTGCCGGGCACGGCGCCGGGCACGGACGGGACGCGTCCTGCTGCCCGCGTCGTCGCCCGCGGCACGCACGCTTTCCTTCTCGACCACCTGCCCGCGTACCGTACGGCGTGGGACCTCGAACGAGCGGAGGCCCGGTGACGACGATCCACTGGGAGGACGGCATGGCAGTCAACAGGCCGCACAACATCGACGACGAGGTCCTCGGGGCCGTCCTCGGGCTCGCATCCGACCTCGACCTGCCGGCGGTCCTGCAGAACTTCGTCGAGACGTGCGCGAGCCTCACGAACTCGCCCTACGCCGCGATCAACTCCTTCTCCCAGTCCGGGGACTCGGTCCTCTTCGTCCAGGTCGGTATCGACGAGCGCACCGCGGAGAGCCTGCCGCACCCGCCCGGGTTCCACGGCGTGCTGCGCACGATCCCGGAGCGCGGCACCCTCATGCTCTTCGACCTCATGAAGGACCCGTCGTTCGAGGGCTTCCCGCCCGGGCACCCGCCGATGCACCAGTTCCTCGGCACGGCGATCCGCGTGCGCGACAAGATCTTCGGTCACCTCTACCTCGCCGAGAAGGCTGGCGGTTTCACGCGCCGCGACGGATACATCGTCGAGGCCCTCGCGGCCGCGGCGGGCGTCGCGATCCAGAACGCGCAGCTCTACGAGCTCGCCGCCCGACGCGAGCGCTGGCTGCGCGCGGGCCAGGAGCTCACGACGCTCCTGCTCTCGGGCGAGAAGGACGAGGAGGAGATCCTCCAGGAGATCGTCTCGACGTCCCGCTACATCGCCGACGCCGACACGGCCGCACTCATCCTCCCGGGCGTCGGTGGGCGCCTCTTCATCGAGTTCGCCGAGGGCTGGTCGGACGCCGACATCCTCGGCGTCGAGGTCCCGCCCGACGGCATCGCGGGCACGGCGCTCTCGTCCGGCTGGGGGGTGCTGCTCGACCTCTCGACGGCCCCCGGCATCCGCGTCCCCGAGATGCGTCGATTCGGCCCCGCCCTCTACGCGCCCATGGGTACGCCCGAGGATCCCGTCGGCGTGCTCGTCCTGCTGCGCAAGCCGGGACGCGAGGCGTTCGACGAGACGGATCTCGCGACCGCCGAGACGTTCGCCGGGCAGGCCGCGATCGCGATGATCCTCGCCTCTGCCCGTCAGTCGCAGGCCGAGGCCGAGCTCGCGGGCGAGCGCGACCGCATCGCGCGCGACCTGCACGACCTCGCGATCCAGCAGCTCTTCGCGACGGGCATGCAGCTCGAGACCGTCAGGCGCCGAGCGGCGCGCGGCGTCGACGCGACCGAGCTCGTGAGCATCGTCGAGGAGGCCCTCGACAACGTCGACTCGACCGTCAAGCAGATCCGGGCGATCGTCCACGCCCTGCGCGACCCGGATGCCGCGACGGGGCTCGTCGAGCGGCTGCGGCGCGAGGCGAGCCTCGCTCGCACCGGCCTGTCGTTCGCGCCGTCGCTCGTCATCACGATCGACGGGCACGTGCTCGGCTCGGAGTCGCGTGCGGAGCCGTCGCTCGCGGACGACGAGTCGGTCGTCGACGACTTCGTCCTGGACGGGCTCGCTGACGACGTCGTCGCCGTGGTCCGCGAGGGGCTCGCGAACGCGGCCCGGCACGCCCACGCGTCGTCGGTGCAGGTCACGGTCGCGATCACGTCTCTCGCGACGGACATGATGCCGGGCATCGCAGGCGGCGGCGAGGTGCTCGTCGAGGTCCGCGACGACGGCGTGGGCCTCGACCAGGTCTCTGGCCGGCGCTCGGGCACGGGAAACCTGGCCTCACGTGCGCGTCAGCATGGTGGCGACTTCACGCTCGAGCCGAACCCTGAGGGAGCG encodes:
- the cydC gene encoding thiol reductant ABC exporter subunit CydC, encoding MTAPHVAPTSAAAARPTTRHRDPLRRVLPLLEVSPARALAAVGLGSLALGSALALAAVSAWLIARASQMPPVLTLSVATVGVRTFGIGRGLFRYLERIASHEVALRGVAALRTNLYRVLAGGRLDAVAGLRRGDLLARTGQDADTVGDVVVRALVPAGVAVVLSCGAVVTVGVFLPSAALVLALCLLVAGVVSPWLTARATRASEIATVDARARVTDASLTLLEDSAFLRVSGALPAERARLRTADAEMSAARDRTAAPLAVAAAIADVAVGVALLGALVLGIPAVGAGTLAPVELAVVALVPLAAFEATSLLPAAAVQLHRSRAAAARIAAVLDASDPDGSVTARVLATPATADAPAVPGSPTTEPRDDADVTASGTTAPDAPTSTTAVPAGPRLAASAASCAWPGRSPVVEGLDLEVAPGRVVALVGPSGVGKTTALLTLGGLLEPAAGTVESPVGASIVTTEDAHVFATSVLENLRVARGTVSEDEATATLGMLGLGPWLGALPDGLGTLLGPGGATVSGGERRRLLLARAVLADAPLLLVDEPAEHVEPTAADELVTDVLPRLAAAGRGVVVATHRLTPLEAVDEVVVLALPDPVPGTAPGTDGTRPAARVVARGTHAFLLDHLPAYRTAWDLERAEAR
- a CDS encoding GAF domain-containing protein yields the protein MTTIHWEDGMAVNRPHNIDDEVLGAVLGLASDLDLPAVLQNFVETCASLTNSPYAAINSFSQSGDSVLFVQVGIDERTAESLPHPPGFHGVLRTIPERGTLMLFDLMKDPSFEGFPPGHPPMHQFLGTAIRVRDKIFGHLYLAEKAGGFTRRDGYIVEALAAAAGVAIQNAQLYELAARRERWLRAGQELTTLLLSGEKDEEEILQEIVSTSRYIADADTAALILPGVGGRLFIEFAEGWSDADILGVEVPPDGIAGTALSSGWGVLLDLSTAPGIRVPEMRRFGPALYAPMGTPEDPVGVLVLLRKPGREAFDETDLATAETFAGQAAIAMILASARQSQAEAELAGERDRIARDLHDLAIQQLFATGMQLETVRRRAARGVDATELVSIVEEALDNVDSTVKQIRAIVHALRDPDAATGLVERLRREASLARTGLSFAPSLVITIDGHVLGSESRAEPSLADDESVVDDFVLDGLADDVVAVVREGLANAARHAHASSVQVTVAITSLATDMMPGIAGGGEVLVEVRDDGVGLDQVSGRRSGTGNLASRARQHGGDFTLEPNPEGAGTLVRWWAPLA